A segment of the Oncorhynchus nerka isolate Pitt River linkage group LG19, Oner_Uvic_2.0, whole genome shotgun sequence genome:
CCCCACTGCTGCCCCGAGCCGCCAATCTAGGCAAAATAAGCGAACCCCAGGCTTCATCAGCAGCCTCCAGGGACTCGAGCCAAACTCGACAGCTCCTCCAACTCTTCCCCCCCCGAAGAACCAAACCAATGAGACGCAGGCTGCTGGATAGAGTTGTCAGCGAGGGCTATCTGGGGTCGGAACCCATGGTGTTCCAGAACCACCGTCTCCTAGGTGACAGTAACTGTGACAACGCAGCTTCTGACATTCTGCCGGTCATCTGACAGGCCCAGTCCACCAGCAGCCTGGCCAATTCAGTCGGAGGGCACTCAGTGTCCACCTTCGGGAGCTGCCCCCTCCACACACAGCAGGAAGGGCTCTGACTCCAGCTCTACCAGCTCAGGGTCTGGGAGAGACTAAGGTGTAGTAGCATGGGAACATACAAGATGGTCAATACAAGGTTTTatgtattcctctctctccacagcctgcatgtctgtgtgtgaggcAGGATAAACTGAAGCCATTCAGAGATCCCTATGCAAGTTGCAAGGAGTCACACTCAAGCCAAAgaagatatacagtgcatttgggacatattcagacatcttgacttgttccatattttgttacgttacagccttattctgaagtGGATTCAAttaattgttttcctcatcaatcgacacaataccccataatgacaaaatgcaGAAAGGTTTTAACATTTGTTCAAATTTATAAcaactttgctatgagacttgaaattgagctcaggtgcatcatggTTTCCATTCATCTTTGAgccgtttctacaacttgattggaatgcacacacctgtctttataaggtcccacagttggcagtggatgtcagagcaaaaaaaacaagccatgaggtcgaaggatttgtccgtagagctccgagacaggattgtgtcgaggcacagatctggggaagggtacttcATTTCTGCAGCTTTGGAGGTTCCCAAGACCAAAGTGGCCGCCGTCATTCTTAAAATGGAACAAtattggaaccaacaagactcttcctagagctggccgtccagccaaactgagaaaatgggggagaagggccttggtcagggaggtgaccaagaacccaatggtcactctgacaaagcttcagagttcatctgtggagatgggagacccatccctgcagcactccaccaatcaggcctttatggaagagtggccagacggaagccatccAGTTAAAGGCacgtgacagcccgcttggagcttGCCAAAAGGACtctaaccatgagaaacaagattctctcatCTGATGGAATTCTTTGACCGGAATACCAAGCATCACAACTGGAggacacctgtcaccatccctacagtaaagcatggtggcagcatcatgctgtggatgttttttagcggcggggactgggaaactagtcagaatcgagggaaagctgaacggagcaaagtacagggagagatccttgatgaaaaactgcCCCAGCGCACTCAGGACCTCTGACTGGGggtaaggttcaccttccaacagtactacaaacctaagcacacagccaagacagctcccccaaaaaaaaaaaatctccatCCCTGAGGAAGACTGAAGAATCAAACCAATGAGACGCAGGCTCCTTGATTGGCTTCAATTCCGGGCCAatctaatatctctggagagacctgtgcagcgacactccccagccattctgacagagcttgagggtgTGCCTAGCTTGTAACGTCACACcctagaagactcaaggctgtaatcattgccaaagtactgagtaagCGGTTTGAATACTTAAATgatcaaaaacaggtttagatttttttgtgtCATTATGGGCTGTTGAGGTGAGAggggaaacaatttaatccatgtggataaaagggtctgaatacacatTAAAGAGTTAAGCCAAAGATGGATTGTGGTAAATTGAAATGAGCCCACTGAATATAAAAtttagaagacatcaaaactcatGGAATCAtaaagtagcaaccctttgcatgcttcaacagtcttgaaggtgttcccacatatgctgagcactccacggtccaaaccatctcaaaaaTTGGGTTGCGGTCAACTGGTCACCCGACCTCAATCCAGAACATTAACACCTTTACATGAGACCGAAGGGGAGTAGACAAGTTAAAGGATTTAAGCTGTGCCATTGAGGGTCAACGGGAAAGACACGATTTAAGGGTAtttgaacagggtacggtagtagttgccaggcacactggtttgtcaagaactgcaacactgctgggtttcacACTTGTATGAAGAATGGTCCAACATCCTTCTAGAACACTTAACACCTTGAGTCTGTGGGTAACGGGGGGGGCATATTAAGGCGTGAGCCAACGGAGGTGTAGACCCTAGAGGTAGAATCAAGTGTAGGGATTCATTTGGGGCAGGGTGTTCTGCCGCATTCAAAACTGAGCTCTCCAATTTCAAGATAAATCCCCCCGGTTAAGTCACTCAGAATTTAGTCTAGAACAAACTTTCCCACCTGAAGAGCAACATGGTTGGTAGATTACGGTGATAAACCAATTACATAGTGGTAGTAATCAACATGTACGAAACTATGACACGACCATTTCTTACAAACGATTTACTTACAAAGCACAGACAACAAGTACAGGACAAACAGACTTAGTTTAATACACGTACTGAACAGGTAGAGAGACACCTAAAAATGATTGACAGAACCTTTGACCAAACAGGACATTTAGATGAGCAGCAGCACCTGAAACAGACCAAAGGAATGGATTACAAAATTCCCATCATACAGTTGAGCTGCTCGAGAACACAGCCAGTGTCACTTGTCTTGTGGGGAGTGACATTTTGCTTCTTTAAAAGTCCAATCTttagtcccaaaatgtttggGAGTTTAGTGGACTAATTAAAACAAATATGTACTGAACAAACAGTGAAATTGTTAATGAGTTACTTCATATAGGGAAATCAATTTAAATACATTaaccctaatttatggatttcacatgactgggtagggggcgcagccatgggtgggtctAAGGCATAGGCCCAGCCAATTAGTACATGTCCCCGAACAAAAAGGCCTTATTAcagacagtttcatcagctgtctggtctcagacaatcctgcaggtgaagaagctggatgtggaggtcctaggctGGCGTGGTTAAACATGGTCTGCAGTAGAGGCCATTTTGGCATACTGGGATTAAGTGACTTCAGGTAGAGAAGTTAAATtctggcaacatctctggtgacattcttgcagtcagcataccaattgcacatTCCCTTaacttgaggcatctgtggcattgtgttatgtgacagAGCTACACATTTTAGTTACCTTGtcattgtccccaacacaaggtgcacctgtgtaatgatcatgctgttcaatcagcttcttgatgtaccacacctgtcaggtggatggattatcttggcaaaggataaacgCTCACTAAAAGGGCCGTAAAAAGGGCAGCTTTGTacctatggaacatttctgggatcttttatttccgcTCACAACCTGAGACAAAcactgttgcgtttatattttatagatgccatttagcagacacttgaGCCAAAGTGAGTCACGCGTGCAAACATTTGACATACGGGTGGTCCTAGGAATGGAATCCAGTCCATGGTACTTGCAACACCAGCTCTACAAACAGATAGAGGCCCACTCAGAGATTACCATTACACCCTGAGGCAGTCACCAGGTAGCCACTTACCTGGGATTACTTTCCCCTGCcttttcctctcccctttctctgaaAAGCATAGGAACCACAATTTTATAACCAAGCCAGTTGTGATTCTAACAGGAAAGActatgtgcactatatagggaacagggtaccatttgggacaaagcTGGAGTCTCAGATTGAACAGGAACGTAAATATTAAAAGGCAGAGTAAATATTAAAGTACCTTTTGGGGAGGGTTCTCGTCATCCGACacaggtctggaaggagagagtaTCAATTATGGCTTTGTCAACCAGATACAACAATTACATTTCTGCAAAGCACTTCCAGGAAATGATTTCATAAATGCGTCAGATAAGCATTGATTAACACGACTTACTCATCTGCCGCCTCTGGCTTCTTTTTCTGGAGACAGGGAAACAACATTAGTctgatcccagatcagtttgtgcatACCATCTCGTTGTCAAGCCAAGTTTGAGTAAGAACACATGCTATAAGTATGTGTCTTGCCGTGCCAAGTGAAATGGTAACCTAATCattacaaaaaataaaaataaaaaaaagctaGAATTTGATACCAAACAGATACCTTGCCTGCAGCATTTCCGCTCTTGGCTAGTGCTTTCTTCGGCTTCACAGGAGACTCCTCAAtgtcttcctcctcatcctccatctcctcatcACCACTCTCGATGCTTGAGAAGTCATCCTCCACTGGAAAGAAACAAGTTACACAGATGACAGCTGCCAGTCTGAAAGCCCTGTAGTTGATGGATGTCCAAGCCGCCTCTTAGAGTCACCCCCTTTGGCTAAACCATTTAGTCACCCGATTCCACAGTAATAAACAAGCTACTCCGCAAGACCTTGACAAGCAGAACCCCGAAGTCATTAAGCCCTTCATTTTCAAACCCATCATCTAGGGCATCCCTGGTCCCCCTACTCACGGGCAATGTGTTCCCCACAGATGTACACAGGGCCAGCGCCACTCTTCAGCCTGAAGGTGACAGGAGGGTGGAGTTCAAGCCCAGCGAGATTGACCTGGAGATATGAATACAGACGATAACAGTGTTCTCATTCGAATTCAGAGCCTAGCATCCCAGCTAGGATAGGCCTGTAACCCCTGGTGATTACTCCCATTATCAGATATTAGTTCACGTTGTAGTCTAGGTCATTAAGAAGTAGTTCAATGTCACAATAGATATCCAGGTTgatcaatttaaaaaaattatctgCAATGCAATAGATTTAAGCCTACAAATTAAAAATGGGACTACGTCTTAC
Coding sequences within it:
- the LOC115101053 gene encoding nucleoplasmin-like, which gives rise to MHKQEKPLSMLWGCELSESKMEETFKTDDTNFQHQLVLRTMCLGAGAKGEFNIVELLTGEPDNGKGITVATLHASGMPMVNLAGLELHPPVTFRLKSGAGPVYICGEHIALEDDFSSIESGDEEMEDEEEDIEESPVKPKKALAKSGNAAGKKKKPEAADEPVSDDENPPQKRKGRGKGRGK